CTTGTATGTCGAATTATTGCTGTATAATATCTTTAGCATAATAGCCTAAGTCTTAGCCTTTGCCTCTTGGTAATGGCCAATTATTGTTGTGTTCCAAAAAGGAACTAGCAGGAATtaggaccccaaaatgcagagacggagacgtAAAACAGTTCAAAGTCTTTAATAAAGCAAAACTCAAAACGCTCAGAAAAAGTACTGAGGGGGCACGGGCTGGACTTCCagtaatcaaacaaaaaatcacagccaacaaAAAACCAAGGTAAGTAAGActggaaatacaaaaaacaaaaaaaactgacattactaaccactacaccaccgtgccaccaAGATAAGGACGAATGGGTATGACACTTCCATCTTAGACACTCCCATCCACGATGGGATTTCTAATGTCATTTTAACAATATTTTATAATTGCAAAACCACAAATACAACTACATACAAATATGCAGGTGCAAGAGATCATTTCAGGTGTACAATTGCAAATCCAATAAACAGAATGCTATATGAGATGAGATGGAAGAATAAACGTAGTGAGATTAAATGCCATAATACTTCCATCTAGTGGCCGTAATTAAGTACATTTGGACTTAATTTTCACATGCTCCACTTTCATCATTTAATTTGTTCATTGAACTGATTTGAGGAAGTTACATTCCAATAAGGCTTAGAAGAGTTGAAATATTCCTTGAATTGACATGATTTGCAAaggttttctttaaaaactGCTGTAATTAATAAATCTAAAACAATATTTTGACAACAGCATTGACCtgggataaaaaaagaaagttattaattattatgaagaaaacaaaacaaaaaagaacacatgtatatattcattcattcattttccaaccgcttattccgtcatggggtcgcgggccaagctggagccaatctcagcagtcaatgggcgagaggcggggtacaccctggacaagccgccagtccatcgcagggcaacacagagacagtgTTGCCCTGCATGTATATAATTTGTCATAAATAACCATGCATCATTAAGATAATTGATATAGATTTTTATGacacaatatatttattgaCACAAACATTGATATAGAGCCAAGAAAAGTTAAATGTGAGAGATTGCTCACATTAGATGAAGAAAAACTATCGTGACATTTTTGCTATTTGGCCATCAAGTGTTTCTTAGTGTTTCTTTGAGGTCtcaaaagaataataaaacatttgggagcaaaaatgaaaagaagtaAACTATAGCTCGAGGCTAGGATTGCAAATATTTCCACAGCAACAACATACTTCCCTGGAGAGCTAATGTAAGCAGGGACAAAGGTCACCCAGACAGCACAGAATATCAGCATGCTGAAGGTGATCAGTTTGGCCTCGTTGAAGTTGTCTGGGAGTTTCCTCACAAGAAAGGCCAAGAGGAGGCAGGTACAAGCCAGCAGGCCAATGTAGCCAAGGACCACAGAAAAGCCCACCACAGAGGCCATGGCACACTtcaaggtgacctttgacccttggAAACCCAGATCACGTTCAGGCACTGGTGGGCTGAGGCACAGCCACACAGTACAGATGATAACCTGATGAGAACGTCAGCACATTTCTGTAATGTTATTCCTTATTGATTATTGTGTATACTGCAGGTATAAatgaaactaataaaaattgATTCAATTCAAATGAACTGATTTTCATACCTGTACAGACGTAAAGAAGCAGACACTTCCTCTCTGTACACCTGGACCAAACCACTTCATCAAGGCTCCAGCACCAGGCTGAGCTGAGCGGAAAACAGCAAGAACTACTAGTGTTTTGACAAGGaggcaggaaacacaaaggacaaagCTGATCCCAAAGGCTGCCTGCTGGAACCGACAAGACCAGACTGATGGACGACCAATGAACACCAATgagcacaggaagcagagcttCAGTGACAGAAGAAGCAAAAAGCTCAGTTCTGAATTGTTGGCTCGCACCTGGGGGTGAAGGAGATGAGTCAAAAACATTCAGACAGTTAAACAATATGGTGCAATtagtaaatatacatatatatatatagtcattAATATAAACCCTTTAATTCACTCTAGTTTATTACCATAGGTGTCTGACGATAGTAAagaaacaccacaaacacagcTGTTGTCACTACAGCTCCAGACACAGCAGCTGTAGTCAGAGTAATGCCCAAGGTTTCATTAAAGGAGAGGAAGTCCAGCTCACGAGGGATACAGGCAGTTTGGTCTACATTGGACCAGAACTCATCAGGACAGCGTGCACATTGAAGGGAATCTAGAAGAGTTCAGAACAGGGGAAAAGTACAGAATATACAATACAAACAAGAACAACTATTTGAGTTTGTTCTGTCTGTTGGAGTGATTTCCTCACCGTTTTTATTGCTAATTTCCCCTTTAGCACACGGAATACAGTCAAAGCAGCATAGAGGCTCTCCCTTCCTGTTGGCCCTCCTGGTAGCTGGAGGGCAGCTCTCACTGCACACTGAAACTGGCACCTGAACAAACAGCCAAATAATGTTGTtgggaatttatttattatttgtcacTTTAAGATAACTGGTGATCAAACTACCTGATTGGATCCGGTGCTCCACTGAATTGCTGATTCATCAACATGATGATCTAAACCATCCACATGACCAATCAAAACAAGATTAAGTTGCCCTTTGGAGTTCATCTGCCAGTTGACAAGGTCGTACTTTGCTGGAATATCTGAACCCTGGAAATGAAACATGTCTCCTTGTGGTGTGGTGACGTTCACTCGATTCAGGTGCTGCAACAGCTGAAAGCATCAGATTTTGAGAATATAAGTCTTAATAAAACTATATATTAATGATAATATGATCCATTTACATGAGTATTAACCTCTATGGGTTTGATGTGTTTGGGAGAGGAGCAAGTAGAGCTGTTGCTTCCAGAAGGCCGCTCTGTATCACTGCAGGAGAGAAGGCTGTGAAGGGCGTGGGCTGCAGCATAAACAGCGAGGTAGACGTTATATGAGATCCTTAGATGAGAGGTGTCAGTAAATGGATGCTGCACTCCCTTCAGTGACTCTGTCCCACTGCAAGGTGGTAGAAATTTCTGAATTGACCACTTGgcaggagatgaaggagaaatGTTTGAGAGAGAGGGATTGCATCCAAACTCATTTTCCCAGAATTCTTGTAAGAATTCATCATCAGATCGATGAACTGGGTGCAAATCTCTGAGATAATTTTCAAATCCAGGTATTGTTGAACTTTTAATGGCCACACCAAGAACACCATTTGCAACTTTAGAGATGGCAAGATCTTTGAGTAAATCATCACTTGTGCTCCAAGACTCACTGGCCAGAAACTGTCTGTCAGTCACCTGGAATAAggcaatataaataaataaataaaataaaataaaatataaacattggGCAGACAAAAAATATGTAcagaatattaaatatatatatgttttaatgaGGAAATCCCAAGCAGAATACTCACATTCCTTTTGGACAGTTCCAGAAACATATCCCTTATTAATGTATACCAGCAAAAAATGAGAATCACCCTCACAGTGGATGCTTGAATTGTGCGTGCTGCACGTCTGGAGTCTCTCACAATATTTCCTCCGTTGAGAGTCTCAATGAATTCCAAACAAATCCCTTTCCCCTCAATCTCCTCCTGAAATACCTGAAAtttcaaacaaaattaaaagaaccaagttcatatttatatatttgtgtccCACATATGAGGGATATACGCAAGATTTTCTGTTTGGTCATTTCGATTTTAAGAACAAGAACATAAACCTGTATTGCCAAGTGACCATAATCACTGTCATCAATTACTGCTCCCATCCAAGTCCAGTTGTAGTGTGTGACGAGTTGTGCCATGACCCTGGCCTGGTAAATATCACTGGGAATTGTTCTGAAGAAATTAGGGAATTTTGTCCTGTCACTGAG
This is a stretch of genomic DNA from Brachionichthys hirsutus isolate HB-005 unplaced genomic scaffold, CSIRO-AGI_Bhir_v1 contig_983, whole genome shotgun sequence. It encodes these proteins:
- the LOC137917012 gene encoding extracellular calcium-sensing receptor-like, which translates into the protein MTFAVEEINRNSTLLPGVKLGYRIFDSCGQYPWSLQGALSLVAGDSYSCDQSIPLLIGGATSTASMILSSVLEPVSVPIISYLASCPCLSDRTKFPNFFRTIPSDIYQARVMAQLVTHYNWTWMGAVIDDSDYGHLAIQVFQEEIEGKGICLEFIETLNGGNIVRDSRRAARTIQASTVRVILIFCWYTLIRDMFLELSKRNVTDRQFLASESWSTSDDLLKDLAISKVANGVLGVAIKSSTIPGFENYLRDLHPVHRSDDEFLQEFWENEFGCNPSLSNISPSSPAKWSIQKFLPPCSGTESLKGVQHPFTDTSHLRISYNVYLAVYAAAHALHSLLSCSDTERPSGSNSSTCSSPKHIKPIELLQHLNRVNVTTPQGDMFHFQGSDIPAKYDLVNWQMNSKGQLNLVLIGHVDGLDHHVDESAIQWSTGSNQVPVSVCSESCPPATRRANRKGEPLCCFDCIPCAKGEISNKNDSLQCARCPDEFWSNVDQTACIPRELDFLSFNETLGITLTTAAVSGAVVTTAVFVVFLYYRQTPMVRANNSELSFLLLLSLKLCFLCSLVFIGRPSVWSCRFQQAAFGISFVLCVSCLLVKTLVVLAVFRSAQPGAGALMKWFGPGVQRGSVCFFTSVQVIICTVWLCLSPPVPERDLGFQGSKVTLKCAMASVVGFSVVLGYIGLLACTCLLLAFLVRKLPDNFNEAKLITFSMLIFCAVWVTFVPAYISSPGKYVVAVEIFAILASSYSLLLFIFAPKCFIILLRPQRNTKKHLMAK